The sequence CGCGAAATCCGTCGTCAGTGCCATTCTTGTTTCCCTTTATCGATTGTCGGTCTTTGCCGCTTTCAGAGATGTGCGCCTGCCGCACGCAGACGCGGCTCAACCGCTTCATTTTCGAAAGCCGGCGGAACGAGATGGCTGATGTCCTTTTCGAAGGGCAGGCTCTTATAGATCTCGGGATCGGCCGATGTATCGAAGAGAGCGGTGTAACCATAGTCGAGATAGAGACCGACGGCCTCGGGCTGGCGGAAGCCGGTCGTGAGGTAGATCCGGCTGTAGCCCTGGCGGCCGGCCTGAGCCTCCAGCTCCACCAATACCTTGCGGGCAAGGCCCTGGCGGCGCAGGTCGGAACGGGTCCAGATGCGTTTGAACTCGGCCGTGCGCTGGTTATAATGCTTGAAGGCGCCGCCGCCGATGGTTTCGCCGCCCCGGATCAGCAGGAGAAAACTGCCCTGTGGCGGCGCGAAGGCCTCGGGAGGATAGCGGTTCAGCTCGGCCGCCGCGCCCTCGGCATTGAAATAGTTGCCGTAGCGGCTGTCATATTCGTGGATCAACTCGTCGATCAGCGGTTTGGCGCGGGGGTCGAGAGGGCTCGTATAGAGAAACGTATCGCTCATATCGTTCGTCACCCGTGGTCGTCAGTGAGGAAGGTTTCGGCAAGCCGCACCCAATAGCGGGCGGCGGGCGCAATGATCGCGTCGTTGAAATTGTAGTGGGCGCTGTGGAGAGGTGCGCTGTCGCCATTGCCGACGAAGAGGTAGCTGCCGGGATTGGCCTGCAGCATGAAGGCAAAATCCTCGCTCGCGGTTCGCGGGCGGAAGTCCTTCTCGATCGCGGCCAGACCGAGCGCGTCATAGGCGACATCCCGGGCAAAGGCCGTCTCCTTGGCGTGGTTGACCAGCGCCGGAAAGCCGAGCCGGTAGTTCACCTCCGCCACCGCGCCGAAGCTTTCGGCCTGAGCCCGGGCAAGGGCTGGAATACGCTCCTGCAGCAGCTGGCGCACCGTCTCGCTGAAGGCCCGCATCGTCAGCTTCATCTCCACGCTCTCGGGGATGACATTGGAGGCGGAGCCGGCATGGATCGAACCGACGGTGGCGACCGCCATGTCCTGCGGATCGACATTGCGCGAGACGACGCTTTGCAGGGCGGTGATGAAGGAGGCCGAGGCCAGCACCGGATCGACTGCGCGGTGCGGCTCGGCGCCGTGACCGCCTTTTCCGACGATCTTGACGACCGCCTGATCGACCGAGGCCATGGCCGGACCGGCGACAAAACCGAACTGGCCCGCCGGCACCCCCGGCCAGTTGTGCAGCCCGAAGACCGCATCGACCGGAAACCGCTCGAACAGGCCTTCCGAGATCATCTTGCGGGCGCCGGCGCCGATTTCCTCGGCGGGCTGGAAGATCAGCCTGAGCGTGCCGCTGAAATTGCCGCTCTCGGAGAGATAGCGGGCAGCCGCCAGCAGGATCGCGGTATGACCGTCATGGCCGCAGGCGTGCATGACGCCGGGATTGCTGCTGGCATAGGCAAGACCGGTCGCCTCCTCGATCGGCAGCGCATCCATGTCGGCGCGAATGCCGATGCGTTTCTTACCTTTGCCGCGCCTGAGAGCTTGTGAAGCTTTTGAATCTTGTGCGTTTCAGGCCAGTGTTGGCTGGTCTTGGCTGGCTGATGCCATCGAGCGTTAGCCGATTACGCGGTGCGTTTTGATGGTCGCGTGTTGGCGTCAGGGTGATTGCCCTGGTTTAGCCATTGGCAAGCCGATGGCCTTGCAGGATATTGTTGGTGAGTGCGTAGCAGAGCACGACGGCCTGGACCTTTTCGATGCCGCGCACCGTCAATTGTCGCAGATTCCAGTTGCGCCAGCGGGCATGGATGCATTCGCAGATCGAGCGGGGTTTGTACTGAGCCTTGCCCGTCTCGCTTCCCATGCGGGTCCGCCAGGTTGACACACCCGCACCGTCGCCGCGCCGCGGCAAGAAGGGATCGGTTCCGTGTTTGGACTGCGTGGGCGGACAAAAGACCTCGACCCCTTCGCCGTGCGCCCACTCGATATCTTCAGCGCTGCAAAAGCCGCCATCGGCGAGATAGCGGCGCGGCAGATGGCCGCTCAGCGCGCGCAACCGCTCCAGCATCGGCCGCATGAGGCCGCGATCGGAGCCGGCATTGGTCACCTCGAGCCCGACCACGAACTGCTCGCCGGCGGTGCTCGCAACCTGCACATTATAAGCCGGACGGAAGCCGCCGTCGGCCATCTTCATCACCCGCGCCTGCGCATCCGTGCTGGAGGCGCGCGGCTCCTTCGGCTTTTTGCCATTGCCGCGCTTTTCTTCGCGCGCTTGGCGATGGCGCTGAATCTCGTCAAGAGCGGCCTTGGCTGCTCTGAGCCGCTCGCC comes from Rhizobium sp. BT03 and encodes:
- a CDS encoding GNAT family N-acetyltransferase, with protein sequence MSDTFLYTSPLDPRAKPLIDELIHEYDSRYGNYFNAEGAAAELNRYPPEAFAPPQGSFLLLIRGGETIGGGAFKHYNQRTAEFKRIWTRSDLRRQGLARKVLVELEAQAGRQGYSRIYLTTGFRQPEAVGLYLDYGYTALFDTSADPEIYKSLPFEKDISHLVPPAFENEAVEPRLRAAGAHL